In one Lolium rigidum isolate FL_2022 chromosome 3, APGP_CSIRO_Lrig_0.1, whole genome shotgun sequence genomic region, the following are encoded:
- the LOC124699373 gene encoding leucine-rich repeat extensin-like protein 5: MEGPRAAEMVVAVVSVIVLVLCCSAQVAVAGGYQDQAAAGGPDASMLCVSKCGTCPTICTSSPPPSPPAPSTSTPSTPSPLTSILPLPTPAPPPPYLSLILPPPPSSSSTDGYDQSPPATEKSPPSPPSPKSSGGSSSSSSSPSAPSSHFSSPPSPPSSSNTNPYYYFYLSGSTRSRGGGASTVYAVAILALLLPAVAFWR, from the coding sequence ATGGAGGGACCAAGAGCGGCGGaaatggtggtggcggtggtgtcggTGATCGTCCTGGTTCTGTGTTGTAGTGCGCAGGTGGCCGTCGCCGGAGGTTATCAGGATCAGGCGGCCGCGGGTGGGCCGGATGCGAGCATGCTGTGCGTCAGCAAGTGCGGGACGTGTCCAACCATATGCAcgtcgtcgcctccgccgtcaccTCCGGCGCCGTCGACATCGACGCCATCGACTCCCTCGCCGCTGACGTCGATCCTCCCGCTGCCCACGCCCGCGCCCCCGCCGCCGTACCTGTCGCTAATCCTCCCGCCACCGCCGTCGTCATCATCAACTGACGGGTACGACCAGTCCCCGCCGGCGACGGAGAAGTCCCCGCCCTCGCCACCTTCGCCGAAGAGCAGCGGcggatcgtcgtcgtcgtcttcctctccctccgctccgtcctcgcacttctcgtcgccgccgtccccgccATCGTCGTCCAACACCAACCCGTACTACTACTTCTACCTCTCCGGCAGCACCAGGAGCCGCGGCGGAGGCGCCTCGACCGTCTACGCCGTCGCGATCCTCGCGCTGCTCCTGCCCGCCGTCGCCTTTTGGAGGTGA
- the LOC124703334 gene encoding two-component response regulator-like APRR3: protein MRGRAYAFDLVLTEVNMPTLSGIDLLSRIVAVDECRNIPVIMMSSQDSIGTVLKCMQNGAVDFLVKPVRKNELRNLWQHVWRRHSMNSQLNASENNAASNHISVNSGTGSKTGENSDEESDAQSSGSKRETEIQSAEKLPEIVKDNGASSSRELTMQNGPFDRINTKSHTVKGTDDAPSINACATSKPQVFSTEKNVRSKYLNGITSAKVAGQIMDNALRVADSSSCRPSDPGKVHLPTAQPTTIKKCKSPVTKNSAVNAVVENTLPENLKGAAIGHAESVPSPSLEITLGKQQPLNGYMTQELKDKDNFNHSNSSAFSRYGNKRIEPSAKPLFPPSLHLTFQEPVHDKNVRPGGVLPSSHEHNTYKGATQAQAPLDSSTEAVFIPCSSSVREDAGTSSSSPRKETSSHPPYGFIPVPIPVGAAIPYHYGAIMQPIYYPQAPFMQCDPSGINHMAIQHASYHSNYHQNLSKPSDIHEHRQLEENQQLHHSRQILQGSGEPVDLSRAHAEHANQSASCSQDIRRGSGWTVSGETDTNTNTIIAPESGNESGIQNFGINGLDSDRSRREAALMKFRMKRKERCFEKKVRYHSRKKLAEQRPRIKGQFVSQKLKSATTTEDAETD, encoded by the exons ATGCGGGGCCGCGCCTACGCGTTCGACCTCGTGCTCACCGAGGTCAACATGCCCACGCTCTCGGGCATCGACCTGCTCTCCAGGATCGTCGCCGTCGACGAGTGCAGGAACATCCCAGTCATAA TGATGTCATCCCAAGATTCAATTGGCACGGTGCTGAAGTGCATGCAAAATGGTGCAGTGGACTTCCTTGTGAAACCAGTGAGAAAGAATGAGTTGCGTAACTTATGGCAACATGTGTGGAGACGGCACTCA ATGAATAGCCAATTAAATGCATCAGAAAACAATGCAGCCAGCAACCATATAAGTGTGAATTCTGGTACCGGGTCAAAGACAGGAGAGAACAGCGACGAGGAAAGTGATGCTCAG AGCTCAGGTAGCAAGAGGGAGACTGAAATTCAGAGTGCTGAGAAATTACCTGAGATTGTGAAAGATAATGGAGCAAGCTCATCCAGAGAACTTACAATGCAGAATGGACCTTTTGATAGAATAAACACAAAATCACACACAGTGAAGGGTACTGATG ATGCTCCAAGTATAAATGCATGTGCCACCAGTAAACCGCAAGTGTTTTCAACTGAGAAGAATGTTCGTTCAAAGTATCTTAATGGTATTACTTCTGCAAAGGTTGCTGGACAGATAATGGATAATGCCTTGAGAGTTGCTGATTCAAGTTCATGTCGTCCAAGTGATCCTGGCAAAGTTCATTTGCCTACTGCCCAACCAACAACTATCAAAAAATGCAAATCTCCAGTCACGAAGAATAGTGCTGTCAACGCTGTCGTGGAAAATACCCTTCCTGAAAATTTGAAGGGTGCTGCAATAGGCCACGCGGAGTCTGTGCCCTCTCCATCTTTGGAGATCACCTTAGGAAAGCAACAGCCTCTTAATGGTTACATGACCCAAGAACTGAAGGATAAGGATAATTTCAATCACTCAAATTCCTCTGCTTTTTCAAG GTATGGTAATAAAAGGATAGAACCATCAGCTAAGCCATTGTTTCCCCCATCCCTCCACTTAACTTTTCAAGAACCTGTTCATGACAAGAATGTCCGACCTGGTGGGGTCTTGCCCAGTTCCCATGAACATAATACATACAAGGGTGCAACGCAAGCTCAGGCTCCTTTGGACAGTTCTACAGAAGCTGTTTTCATCCCGTGTTCCAGCAGTGTTAGAGAAGATGCTGGCACAAGTAGTTCCTCCCCTAGAAAAGAAACATCGAGTCATCCTCCATATGGGTTTATACCTGTTCCAATTCCTGTCGGTGCTGCTATACCCTACCATTATGGTGCAATTATGCAGCCGATATACTACCCACAGGCTCCTTTTATGCAATGTGATCCGTCTGGCATCAACCATATGGCAATTCAACATGCATCTTATCACTCTAATTACCATCAGAATCTTAGTAAACCGTCAGACATTCATGAACACAGACAGCTAGAAGAAAATCAGCAGTTGCATCATTCAAGACAAATTCTCCAGGGATCAGGAGAACCAGTTGACTTGTCGAGAGCCCATGCAGAGCATGCTAACCAGAGTGCTAGCTGTAGCCAGGATATACGCAGAGGAAGTGGATGGACTGTGAGCGGTGAAACTGATACAAACACAAATACAATAATTGCCCCAGAAAGCGGCAATGAGAGCGGCATCCAGAACTTCGGTATTAACGGATTGGATAGTGACCGATCACGTCGTGAAGCTGCCTTGATGAAATTCCGCATGAAAAGGAAAGAGAGATGCTTCGAGAAGAAG GTCAGATATCACAGCAGAAAGAAGCTTGCGGAGCAGCGACCAAGAATTAAAGGGCAGTTTGTGAGCCAAAAACTCAAGTCAGCTACAACAACAGAAGATGCGGAAACTGACTAG